The following are from one region of the Segatella oris genome:
- a CDS encoding HmuY family protein, with the protein MKTTLYILLGALFTFTSCVKYDAEPFTGKTLPRVSGYSTGVTNDWIYFNLRTGEVFNSYQPGSDIKEGEQRNRLDWDLAFCGYRLRTNSGTSGNGQGGAADLGNGNYEKWQTVSQLPNTIQWAVDDHTVSITYSRNDWNKYLIANHLDFNENPWFDPNRGPATTKTDANPVLARAMTFTGPPPVYSPSFHTYVVRTADGKRYFKLQIISWYKGDIEVGDTGGQISYYCDELK; encoded by the coding sequence ATGAAAACAACACTATATATACTTTTAGGCGCGCTCTTTACATTCACCTCATGTGTAAAATACGATGCCGAGCCTTTCACGGGGAAGACACTCCCCCGTGTCAGTGGTTATTCTACAGGTGTTACCAATGATTGGATTTATTTCAATCTGCGTACAGGTGAGGTATTCAACAGCTATCAGCCAGGCAGTGACATCAAAGAAGGTGAACAGAGAAACCGTTTGGACTGGGATCTCGCTTTCTGTGGCTACCGTCTCAGAACGAATAGTGGAACTTCGGGAAACGGTCAAGGTGGGGCTGCCGACTTAGGCAATGGGAATTATGAAAAATGGCAAACCGTTTCACAACTTCCCAACACCATCCAATGGGCAGTAGATGATCACACGGTATCAATTACCTATTCACGCAACGACTGGAATAAGTATCTCATTGCCAATCACCTTGATTTTAATGAGAATCCATGGTTTGATCCCAACCGGGGACCAGCCACAACAAAGACTGATGCCAATCCTGTATTGGCACGAGCCATGACGTTCACCGGGCCACCACCGGTATATTCGCCTTCTTTCCACACCTATGTTGTGCGCACCGCCGATGGTAAACGCTACTTCAAGCTGCAGATTATAAGTTGGTATAAAGGCGACATTGAGGTCGGAGATACAGGAGGTCAGATCAGTTATTACTGTGACGAATTAAAATAA